A region from the Marinitoga litoralis genome encodes:
- the sufC gene encoding Fe-S cluster assembly ATPase SufC, whose amino-acid sequence MLLEVKNLKAKVIEDDKEILKGVNLTINPGEVHVLMGPNGSGKSTLSNVIMGSPKFEVTDGEVLFEGENILELDTNERAKKGIFLTFQHPQEIEGVKMRQFLINAYRNMHPDEKVSPIELNKRLMKLCEDINLKPEFLERYVNSGFSGGEKKKSEILQLFFLKPKLVIIDEIDSGLDVDALKDVAEAINKLKTEDMSILMITHYQRILKYIHPNFVHVYVNGRIVYTGDAQLAEEIEEKGYAVLSEYTDIEEVKEW is encoded by the coding sequence ATGTTGTTAGAAGTGAAAAATTTAAAAGCAAAGGTTATTGAAGACGACAAAGAGATATTAAAAGGAGTTAATTTAACTATAAATCCTGGGGAAGTTCATGTATTAATGGGACCAAATGGCTCTGGAAAATCTACATTATCAAATGTAATTATGGGCTCTCCAAAATTTGAAGTTACAGATGGTGAAGTGTTATTTGAAGGAGAAAATATTTTAGAATTAGATACAAATGAAAGAGCAAAAAAAGGCATTTTCTTAACTTTCCAACACCCACAAGAAATTGAAGGCGTTAAAATGAGACAATTTTTAATTAACGCATATAGAAACATGCATCCAGATGAAAAAGTTTCTCCAATTGAATTAAATAAGAGATTAATGAAATTATGTGAAGATATAAATCTTAAACCGGAATTTTTAGAAAGATATGTAAATTCAGGTTTCTCTGGTGGAGAAAAGAAAAAAAGTGAAATTTTACAATTATTCTTCTTAAAACCAAAATTGGTTATTATAGATGAAATAGATTCTGGGCTTGATGTTGACGCTTTAAAAGATGTAGCTGAAGCGATTAATAAATTAAAGACTGAGGATATGAGTATATTAATGATTACTCATTATCAAAGAATATTGAAATACATACATCCTAACTTCGTTCATGTATATGTGAATGGAAGAATTGTATATACAGGAGATGCACAACTTGCTGAAGAAATTGAAGAAAAAGGTTATGCTGTATTAAGTGAGTATACAGATATCGAAGAAGTTAAGGAGTGGTAA
- the glpX gene encoding class II fructose-bisphosphatase translates to MADKIDREITLDLVRVTEAAALTSSLYLGMGDKNAVDQAAVDAMRGMLDYIEIKGTVIIGEGEKDEAPMLYIGEKVGTWEEDNDEFDIAVDPIDGTRLVAYGLPNAISVMLLAEKGKLAYLPTFYSYKLAVGPELKGLLDIRSSIRENLRVAAAALKVPVSEITVVVLNRDRHNRIIEEIREVGARIKLIGDGDIAAALATAMPDSGVDIYIGIGGSPEAVLAAGALRTLGGELQVQLWPQNEEEKERLIQEGWDLEKVYYTEDLAGGENVLFSATGVTDGDFLKGVHFYKGKAITESLVMRSKTKTIRKITTYHDLNHKTIRLKSTEGDLKLLSINKRREDYMGGGI, encoded by the coding sequence ATGGCGGATAAAATCGATAGAGAAATAACTCTTGACTTGGTTAGAGTTACTGAAGCAGCTGCTTTAACAAGCAGTTTGTATTTGGGAATGGGAGATAAAAACGCAGTTGATCAAGCAGCTGTAGATGCTATGAGAGGCATGTTAGACTATATTGAAATAAAAGGAACTGTTATAATTGGAGAAGGGGAAAAAGATGAAGCCCCAATGTTATATATTGGAGAAAAGGTAGGAACATGGGAAGAAGATAATGATGAATTTGATATAGCTGTTGATCCTATAGATGGTACAAGGCTTGTAGCATATGGTTTGCCAAATGCTATTAGTGTTATGTTGCTGGCTGAAAAAGGTAAACTAGCTTATTTACCTACATTTTATTCGTATAAGCTAGCGGTTGGGCCGGAACTAAAAGGATTATTAGATATTAGAAGTTCAATAAGGGAAAATTTAAGAGTAGCAGCGGCAGCTTTAAAGGTACCGGTTAGTGAAATAACAGTTGTAGTATTAAATAGAGATAGACATAATAGAATAATAGAAGAGATAAGAGAAGTTGGAGCAAGAATTAAATTAATTGGTGATGGTGATATTGCAGCAGCATTAGCAACAGCAATGCCAGATAGTGGAGTTGATATATATATAGGTATAGGAGGATCTCCAGAAGCTGTGCTAGCTGCAGGAGCTTTAAGAACTTTAGGTGGTGAATTACAAGTTCAATTATGGCCACAAAATGAAGAAGAAAAAGAAAGATTAATACAAGAGGGATGGGATTTAGAAAAAGTTTATTATACTGAAGATTTAGCAGGTGGAGAAAATGTATTATTTTCAGCCACAGGCGTAACAGATGGAGACTTTTTGAAAGGGGTTCATTTTTACAAAGGGAAAGCAATTACTGAAAGTTTAGTAATGAGATCAAAAACAAAAACTATTAGAAAAATAACAACATATCATGATTTAAATCATAAAACAATTAGACTTAAATCAACAGAAGGTGATTTAAAGTTGTTGAGCATTAACAAAAGGCGTGAGGATTATATGGGAGGGGGTATATAG
- a CDS encoding aminopeptidase, whose amino-acid sequence MDLKELKEKLVRKNVSVWEKRDRNIIDDYSKGYKKFIDFSKTERRAVEYSVKILEEKGFKPLDYYLNLGKIEDGDGVYYVNNHKSLFALKVKGNLTNGINLVGAHVDAPRLDLKPEPIIEDTGIAMAKTHYYGGVKKYQWLNIPLELHGVIIKSDGTKIDVAIGDNEDDPVFVISDLLPHLDRRTGDVKEVFTGESLNLLLGTISISYDEEIKDSVKLNILNILHEKYGIVEEDFISAELEVVPSLPARDVGLDRSLIAAYGHDDRICSYTALTALIESEPEFRSAAIILTDKEETGSDGNTGAKHHFWIYVVKKLLKLQGCTNIELGIDDVLINSTLLSADVTAAFDPNFKEVHDPANAPKLGYGIAIAKYTGARGKAGTNDANAEVVGKLRKVFNENGVIWQTGELGKVDQGGGGTIAKFFAEKGLSVVDAGVPLFGMHSPYELASKGDLYETYYAYKVFLNKY is encoded by the coding sequence ATGGATTTAAAAGAATTAAAAGAAAAACTGGTAAGAAAAAATGTATCTGTATGGGAAAAAAGGGATAGAAATATCATTGATGATTATTCTAAAGGCTATAAAAAGTTTATTGATTTTTCAAAAACAGAAAGAAGAGCTGTTGAATATTCTGTAAAAATATTAGAAGAAAAAGGATTTAAACCTTTAGATTATTATTTAAACCTTGGAAAAATAGAAGATGGCGATGGGGTATATTATGTAAATAATCATAAGTCATTATTTGCATTAAAAGTAAAAGGAAATCTAACTAATGGAATAAACTTAGTTGGAGCTCATGTAGATGCTCCTAGATTAGATTTAAAACCCGAACCAATTATAGAAGATACTGGAATAGCAATGGCTAAAACACATTATTATGGTGGAGTAAAGAAATATCAATGGTTAAATATCCCTCTTGAATTACATGGTGTAATAATCAAAAGTGATGGAACAAAAATAGATGTTGCTATAGGGGATAATGAAGATGATCCAGTATTTGTTATATCTGACTTATTACCACATTTAGATAGAAGAACTGGTGATGTTAAAGAAGTATTCACAGGTGAAAGTTTAAATCTATTATTAGGAACTATTTCTATTTCATATGACGAAGAAATAAAAGATAGTGTAAAATTAAATATTTTAAATATCTTACATGAAAAATATGGTATTGTAGAAGAAGACTTTATTTCCGCAGAATTAGAAGTTGTTCCTTCATTACCAGCTAGAGATGTTGGTTTGGATAGATCATTAATAGCTGCATATGGTCATGATGATAGGATTTGTTCATATACAGCATTAACTGCATTAATTGAATCAGAACCTGAATTTAGAAGTGCTGCTATTATTTTAACAGATAAGGAAGAAACTGGTAGTGATGGAAATACAGGAGCAAAACATCATTTCTGGATTTATGTTGTTAAGAAATTACTTAAATTACAAGGATGCACTAATATTGAATTAGGCATAGACGATGTTTTAATTAACTCAACATTATTATCAGCTGATGTAACTGCTGCATTTGATCCTAACTTCAAGGAAGTACACGATCCTGCTAATGCTCCAAAATTAGGATATGGTATTGCAATTGCAAAATACACAGGAGCAAGAGGAAAAGCCGGAACAAATGATGCAAATGCCGAAGTTGTAGGAAAATTAAGAAAAGTATTTAATGAAAATGGCGTAATATGGCAAACTGGAGAACTTGGTAAAGTAGATCAAGGCGGTGGAGGAACAATCGCTAAATTCTTTGCTGAAAAAGGATTAAGTGTTGTAGATGCTGGTGTTCCACTTTTTGGAATGCATTCTCCATATGAATTAGCTTCAAAAGGTGATTTATATGAAACATATTATGCATACAAAGTATTTTTAAATAAATATTGA